From the genome of Psychroserpens ponticola, one region includes:
- a CDS encoding DUF6175 family protein → MKSYKLFTLITFTLFCLLSFGQAKKPTLMVVPSDVWCNQNGYMLNFDNQGSTIRIPDYKRAFQENAEVLQVISQINGMMAERGFPLKNMESAIKTMESNAVEDALRSSKDSGASVNESPIDAIKKAAKADIIIQLTWTVNKTGPKKSINFNLQGLDAYTDKQVATATGTGAPSFSAETPVLLSEAVISHMDNFTLSLQDHFDDMFENGREIIVRIQTWDDWDGDLETEFGGEDELGYVIEDWLADNTVKGRFSTTDITETMALFEQVRIPLYNDKGRAIDARRYVRELSKYLKNAPFNIPNKLVMKGLGRATIILGSK, encoded by the coding sequence ATGAAATCATATAAATTATTTACCCTCATAACATTTACATTATTCTGTTTATTGAGTTTTGGTCAAGCAAAGAAACCTACTCTAATGGTTGTTCCAAGTGATGTTTGGTGTAACCAAAATGGTTATATGCTAAATTTTGATAATCAAGGATCTACGATAAGAATTCCAGATTACAAAAGAGCATTTCAAGAAAATGCAGAAGTATTACAAGTCATTAGCCAAATTAATGGAATGATGGCAGAAAGAGGGTTCCCTCTTAAAAATATGGAGTCTGCTATAAAAACTATGGAATCTAATGCTGTGGAAGATGCCTTAAGAAGCTCTAAAGATTCTGGAGCTTCAGTAAATGAAAGTCCGATTGATGCCATCAAAAAAGCGGCTAAAGCAGATATTATTATTCAATTAACTTGGACCGTTAATAAAACTGGCCCTAAGAAATCTATAAATTTCAATCTTCAAGGATTAGATGCTTACACAGACAAACAAGTTGCAACAGCAACTGGAACTGGAGCACCTTCTTTTTCGGCTGAAACACCTGTACTACTTTCTGAAGCCGTAATTTCTCATATGGACAACTTCACCTTATCACTACAAGATCATTTTGATGACATGTTTGAAAATGGACGTGAAATTATTGTAAGAATCCAAACTTGGGATGATTGGGATGGTGATTTAGAAACTGAATTTGGTGGTGAAGATGAATTAGGATATGTTATTGAAGATTGGTTAGCTGACAATACGGTAAAAGGAAGATTTAGCACTACAGATATCACAGAAACTATGGCACTATTTGAACAAGTAAGAATTCCATTATACAATGATAAAGGTAGAGCTATTGATGCTCGAAGATATGTAAGAGAATTAAGTAAGTATTTAAAAAATGCACCTTTTAATATTCCAAATAAATTAGTTATGAAAGGACTTGGAAGAGCAACCATAATACTTGGAAGTAAATAA
- a CDS encoding tetratricopeptide repeat protein, whose amino-acid sequence MKSLKVICIALGIILFSCKDKTPKSNPALATIDLKRGDILLCGNPEFGDVSFALDCEYDVRETFDLAISLLHSFEYDEAEKAFVKVIDADPECAMAYWGVAMSIYHELWAPPGPTELNKGSVLLEIAESLPKSERAELYINAISVFYDDWKNKDHKTRELLYEKKMEQIYKTQTDDTEAAIFYSLAITSAADPNDKTYVNQKKAGTILQKLFKEQPNHPGIAHYIIHTYDYPEIAKSALNTARRYAEIAPASAHAQHMPSHIFTRLGLWQESIDTNINSASSAVCYAESLNANANWAQEIHAMDYLVYAYLQQGNNKEVEVQNAYLKSMKKIFPLNHFAVAYTANAIPARIALENKQWKKAANLERPNMEFDWDKYPWAKSILHFSRALGSARSGDISSAEKELETLQFLHKELLEIKNAQAKYKAGQVRIEIKITEAWINLAKGNNEEALALMRMASKLESETSKHPVTPGEVLPADELLGDMLLILNKPEEALKAYEMNLKGHPNRFNGIYGAAIAEKQLGNSEKATSYFKQLIELSKNANSTRPELDEAKNFINVTSI is encoded by the coding sequence ATGAAATCACTAAAAGTAATTTGTATTGCATTAGGCATAATTCTTTTTTCTTGTAAAGACAAAACGCCTAAGTCAAATCCTGCTTTAGCCACCATAGACTTAAAACGAGGTGATATTTTACTTTGTGGCAATCCTGAATTTGGAGATGTGAGTTTTGCTTTAGATTGTGAATATGATGTTCGTGAAACTTTTGATTTAGCTATTTCTCTACTACACTCTTTTGAATATGATGAAGCAGAGAAAGCATTTGTTAAAGTTATTGATGCCGATCCGGAATGTGCTATGGCATATTGGGGAGTTGCAATGAGTATTTATCATGAATTATGGGCTCCACCTGGACCAACAGAATTAAATAAAGGATCTGTCCTTCTTGAAATAGCAGAATCTTTACCAAAATCAGAACGAGCAGAATTGTACATAAATGCCATAAGTGTTTTTTATGATGATTGGAAAAACAAAGACCATAAAACTCGAGAACTTTTATATGAAAAGAAAATGGAGCAAATATATAAGACTCAAACTGATGATACTGAAGCAGCCATATTTTATTCCTTAGCAATTACCTCAGCTGCTGATCCAAATGACAAAACATATGTTAATCAGAAAAAAGCTGGTACTATTTTACAAAAGCTTTTTAAAGAACAACCTAACCATCCTGGAATTGCACATTATATAATTCATACTTATGATTATCCTGAAATTGCTAAATCAGCTTTAAATACGGCTAGACGTTATGCCGAAATTGCTCCAGCATCTGCTCATGCACAACATATGCCTTCTCATATTTTTACAAGATTAGGGCTTTGGCAAGAATCTATAGATACCAATATAAATTCGGCTTCATCTGCTGTTTGCTATGCTGAAAGTCTAAATGCTAATGCCAATTGGGCTCAAGAGATTCATGCGATGGATTATCTCGTTTATGCCTATTTGCAACAAGGTAATAATAAAGAGGTTGAAGTTCAAAACGCATATCTGAAATCAATGAAAAAAATATTTCCTTTAAATCATTTTGCTGTAGCCTATACTGCAAATGCAATTCCAGCTCGAATTGCTTTAGAAAATAAACAATGGAAAAAAGCCGCAAACCTAGAACGCCCAAACATGGAATTTGATTGGGATAAATATCCATGGGCAAAATCAATACTGCATTTTTCTAGAGCTTTAGGCTCTGCACGTTCAGGAGACATTTCTTCTGCTGAAAAAGAACTAGAAACCCTTCAATTTTTACATAAAGAACTCCTTGAAATAAAGAATGCACAGGCTAAATACAAAGCTGGTCAAGTCCGTATTGAAATAAAAATCACAGAAGCTTGGATAAATCTAGCAAAAGGAAATAACGAGGAAGCTCTCGCTTTAATGAGAATGGCTTCAAAACTTGAAAGCGAAACTTCTAAACATCCTGTTACTCCTGGAGAAGTATTACCAGCAGATGAACTTCTTGGAGATATGCTCCTCATTTTAAATAAACCAGAAGAAGCACTAAAAGCTTATGAGATGAATTTAAAAGGACATCCAAATAGATTTAACGGGATTTATGGTGCTGCAATAGCTGAGAAACAATTAGGAAATTCAGAAAAGGCAACATCATATTTTAAGCAACTGATTGAGCTTTCAAAAAACGCAAATAGTACACGACCAGAACTTGATGAAGCTAAGAATTTTATAAATGTGACATCTATATAA
- a CDS encoding SCO family protein yields MKAKKTFLFSFLCLAFLGLFSCNNRKNNVLPIYNPTDFKSELVDKNLRNKSKNHTVSDFELINQNGQIITQDIYKDKIYVADFFFTTCGTICPIMTNNMRKIQEEFINDNDIMLLSLSVLPETDNVAVLKEYAKTKGVINGKWNVTTGDKKHIYELARQSYFAVVKQGDRQQDFIHTPNFILIDKEKQIRGIYDGTKDEDIKRIIEDIHILKN; encoded by the coding sequence ATGAAAGCAAAAAAAACATTTCTGTTTTCATTTTTATGTCTTGCATTTTTAGGATTATTCTCTTGTAACAATAGAAAGAATAACGTATTACCTATCTATAATCCAACTGACTTTAAATCCGAATTAGTAGATAAAAACCTTAGAAACAAATCGAAAAATCATACCGTTTCAGATTTTGAGCTAATCAATCAAAATGGACAAATTATCACCCAAGATATTTACAAGGATAAAATATATGTAGCCGATTTCTTTTTCACAACCTGTGGAACAATTTGCCCAATTATGACAAATAACATGAGGAAAATTCAAGAAGAGTTCATAAACGACAATGATATCATGCTTTTGTCATTATCTGTACTTCCTGAAACAGATAATGTTGCTGTATTAAAGGAATATGCAAAAACAAAAGGTGTAATAAATGGCAAATGGAATGTAACCACTGGTGACAAAAAGCATATATATGAACTCGCTCGACAAAGCTACTTTGCAGTTGTAAAACAAGGCGACAGACAACAAGATTTTATTCATACACCCAACTTTATTTTAATTGACAAGGAAAAACAAATTCGTGGTATTTATGATGGCACAAAAGATGAAGACATCAAACGTATTATAGAAGATATCCATATTTTAAAAAACTAG
- a CDS encoding DNA recombination protein RmuC has translation MNDSIILILAILISAAIGAYLGMLFIKLKSKSEQSTLQERQNQMSSTIEDLKQNLSKLETDREEIRREKEFLNTELTRKNTEYDNLQQQNLKRDEELEERQEQLRKDFELLATKILDEKSEKFTLQNKENIKNILNPLQEKIQIFEKKVDDTQKESISMHSALKEQLLGLKDLNQQMTKEATNLTKALKGDSKMQGNWGELVLERVLEKSGLEKDREYFVQQSFTLADGTRVLPDVVLHLPDSKKMIIDSKVSLTDYERFVNAEDEDRNTFLKAHINSIKKHVDQLSEKNYQDLYDIESPDFVLLFIPIEPAFAVAINEDNTLYNKAFEQNIVIVTPSTLLATLRTIDTMWNNEKQQRNAIEIARQAGALYDKFEGLVKDLTGVGKKIDDAKKDYSSAMNKLVEGRGNLITSVEKLKKMGAKAKKSLPDAIIKRAQDDDE, from the coding sequence ATGAACGACAGCATTATTCTCATTTTAGCCATTCTTATTTCTGCAGCTATTGGAGCTTATTTAGGCATGCTTTTTATTAAACTTAAAAGTAAAAGCGAACAAAGCACATTACAAGAACGTCAAAATCAAATGTCGTCAACCATTGAAGACTTAAAACAAAATCTATCAAAATTAGAAACGGATCGTGAAGAGATCAGACGTGAAAAAGAATTTCTAAATACTGAATTAACAAGAAAAAACACAGAATATGACAACCTTCAGCAACAAAATTTAAAACGTGATGAAGAATTAGAAGAACGTCAAGAGCAATTAAGAAAAGACTTTGAATTACTTGCAACAAAAATACTTGATGAAAAATCTGAAAAATTCACCCTTCAAAATAAAGAAAATATCAAAAATATTTTAAATCCGTTACAGGAGAAAATTCAAATTTTTGAGAAAAAAGTAGATGATACACAAAAAGAAAGTATCAGTATGCATTCTGCTTTAAAAGAACAACTACTTGGTTTAAAAGACCTTAATCAACAAATGACAAAAGAAGCCACCAACCTAACAAAAGCATTGAAAGGCGATAGTAAAATGCAAGGAAATTGGGGCGAATTGGTGTTAGAACGTGTACTTGAAAAATCTGGATTAGAAAAAGATAGAGAATATTTCGTACAGCAGAGTTTTACTTTGGCTGACGGAACTCGTGTGCTTCCAGATGTGGTTTTACACCTTCCTGATAGTAAGAAAATGATCATTGACAGTAAAGTCTCTTTAACGGATTATGAACGGTTTGTAAATGCTGAAGATGAAGACAGAAACACCTTTTTAAAAGCACATATTAATTCCATAAAAAAACATGTCGATCAGCTATCAGAAAAAAATTATCAAGATTTGTATGATATAGAATCTCCAGATTTTGTATTATTATTTATTCCTATAGAACCTGCTTTTGCAGTAGCAATTAATGAAGACAACACTTTATATAATAAAGCGTTTGAGCAAAATATCGTTATTGTTACACCTTCTACTCTACTCGCTACACTTCGTACTATTGATACGATGTGGAATAATGAAAAACAACAGCGAAATGCTATTGAAATCGCTAGACAAGCTGGCGCGCTTTACGATAAATTTGAAGGTCTAGTGAAAGATTTAACAGGTGTTGGAAAAAAGATTGATGATGCTAAAAAAGACTACTCTTCTGCAATGAATAAACTAGTTGAAGGTCGAGGTAACCTAATTACCAGTGTTGAGAAACTCAAAAAAATGGGTGCTAAAGCTAAAAAATCTTTACCTGATGCGATTATCAAACGTGCACAAGATGATGACGAATAA
- a CDS encoding acyl-CoA thioesterase → MNYKTIDSSRISMSQLMQPSHSNFSGKIHGGYILNLMDQIAFACASKHSETYCVTASVDTVDFLNPIEIGDLVTMKASVNCVGHTSIVVGIRVESENIRTGKMKHCNSSYFTMVAKNDLGNSVEVPGLIINDKTEIKRFLKALKRKETKESRQSEFNSEDFSHTDYLEELKSYRVKIELPDNY, encoded by the coding sequence ATGAATTATAAAACTATAGATTCTTCAAGAATCAGCATGTCGCAATTAATGCAGCCTTCACATTCCAATTTTAGTGGTAAAATTCATGGTGGTTACATTTTAAACTTGATGGATCAGATTGCATTTGCTTGTGCTTCGAAACATTCAGAGACGTATTGCGTCACTGCTTCTGTAGATACTGTAGATTTTCTAAATCCGATTGAAATTGGAGATTTAGTCACCATGAAAGCCTCTGTAAATTGTGTTGGACATACATCTATAGTTGTCGGAATTCGTGTAGAATCTGAAAATATTAGAACAGGAAAAATGAAACATTGTAATTCCTCTTATTTCACAATGGTAGCAAAAAATGACCTTGGAAATTCTGTTGAAGTTCCTGGCTTAATTATCAACGATAAAACAGAAATAAAACGTTTCTTAAAAGCTTTAAAGCGAAAAGAAACTAAAGAATCTAGACAATCTGAATTTAATAGTGAAGACTTTAGTCACACAGATTATTTAGAAGAATTAAAATCATACCGAGTTAAGATTGAGCTTCCAGATAACTATTAA
- a CDS encoding TonB-dependent receptor plug domain-containing protein, giving the protein MEIKNKLYVLCFILFLFSFGINAQETSSKLLLIEVFVTLQKQYNIQFNFAEDSLEGITIVPPTKELSLEDVLLYLERNTLFSFKNLDGTFILVRSKSKTFELQHLSEVILSKYIIKGINKLKNGSYEIDFTQFDILPGLIDTDVLQAVQAFPGIQSINETVSDINIRAGTHDQNLILWDGIKMYQSGHFFGLISMFNPQITHQVNVVKNGTDVSLTDGVSGTISMETSSNINTEFKGSLGVNFIDANGFTDVPLSEKSSLQVAARKSISDFFETPTYTNFFNRISQDTEVEMNANDIINSNQEFDFYDTSLRWIYDISDKDQLRVNFLNTYNELRFNENSIINQLETSRQSSLSQHSIAGAIQYNRIWNDKWQSGFEVYETDYKLKAINANIIDQQRFQQENIVSETSIKFRANYKVNENIQLLNGYHFVETKITNLDDVDNPRFKSLVSEVLTTHGLFTQLKYKTLDNNTNLNFGLRYNYLGKFSKHILEPRFALTHQFLDDFSLDVLGEFKHQNTSQVINFQNDFLGIEKRRWQLSNDTDIPVIRSKQISVGLSYNKKGWLVNLEGYYKYVNGITTQSQGFQNQYEFVKRIGNYDAKGLDFILRKEIQKLNTWLSYSFMKSNYEFSSLSEQMFPSNFDVKHTVTFGAVYALERLKLSAGFNWHLGKPTTQPISGKEIVNDDINYEITNSSNLEDYLRVDISMLYDFKLGKTKADLGVSIWNVFDKTNEINKFYRVNNGMVNVTLQNSLGFTPNAVLRIHF; this is encoded by the coding sequence ATGGAGATAAAAAATAAACTATATGTTTTATGTTTTATTCTTTTTCTTTTCTCTTTTGGAATTAATGCTCAAGAGACTTCATCTAAACTGCTATTAATAGAGGTGTTTGTAACACTTCAAAAACAGTATAACATTCAATTTAATTTTGCTGAAGATTCACTTGAAGGCATTACAATTGTTCCTCCAACTAAAGAATTGTCATTAGAAGATGTGCTATTGTATTTAGAAAGGAATACGTTGTTTTCATTTAAAAATTTAGATGGGACTTTCATTTTGGTTCGTTCTAAAAGTAAAACTTTTGAGCTGCAACATTTATCTGAAGTCATTTTATCCAAATACATTATTAAAGGCATAAATAAACTAAAGAATGGTTCTTACGAGATAGATTTTACACAGTTTGATATCCTTCCAGGTTTAATTGATACTGATGTTTTACAAGCTGTACAAGCTTTTCCAGGAATTCAAAGTATTAACGAAACCGTTTCAGATATTAATATTAGAGCTGGTACTCACGACCAAAACCTCATACTTTGGGATGGAATTAAAATGTATCAATCTGGACATTTCTTCGGATTGATTTCAATGTTTAACCCTCAAATTACACATCAAGTAAATGTTGTTAAAAACGGAACTGACGTTTCATTAACTGATGGTGTGTCTGGAACTATTTCTATGGAAACAAGTTCAAATATCAATACTGAATTTAAAGGGAGTTTAGGTGTGAATTTTATTGATGCTAACGGTTTTACTGATGTACCTTTAAGTGAAAAATCATCACTCCAAGTCGCTGCTCGAAAATCGATTAGTGATTTTTTTGAAACGCCAACATATACGAATTTTTTTAATCGCATTTCACAAGACACAGAAGTTGAAATGAATGCTAATGACATTATTAATTCTAATCAAGAATTTGATTTTTATGATACGTCATTACGTTGGATTTATGACATTTCTGATAAAGATCAACTTCGTGTTAATTTTCTGAACACTTATAATGAACTTCGATTTAATGAAAACTCAATTATCAATCAATTAGAAACATCTCGTCAAAGTAGCTTGAGTCAACATAGTATTGCTGGAGCCATTCAATACAACCGCATTTGGAATGATAAATGGCAATCTGGATTTGAGGTTTATGAAACCGATTATAAGCTTAAAGCAATTAATGCTAATATTATAGATCAGCAACGTTTTCAACAGGAAAACATCGTATCTGAAACAAGCATAAAGTTTAGAGCTAATTACAAGGTAAATGAAAATATTCAGCTATTAAATGGTTATCATTTTGTGGAAACTAAAATCACTAATCTTGACGACGTTGATAATCCACGTTTTAAATCCTTAGTGTCTGAAGTCTTAACGACTCATGGTTTGTTTACTCAATTAAAATATAAAACTTTAGACAATAATACAAACTTGAATTTTGGATTGAGATACAACTATCTTGGCAAATTTAGTAAGCATATTCTTGAGCCTAGATTTGCATTAACACATCAATTTTTGGATGATTTTTCGTTAGATGTTTTGGGAGAATTTAAACATCAAAATACGTCTCAAGTAATTAATTTTCAAAATGATTTCTTGGGTATCGAAAAAAGAAGATGGCAATTATCTAATGATACAGATATTCCTGTCATTAGGAGCAAACAAATTTCTGTTGGTTTAAGTTATAATAAGAAAGGATGGCTAGTAAATTTAGAAGGCTATTATAAATATGTTAATGGAATTACAACACAAAGTCAAGGATTTCAAAATCAATATGAATTTGTGAAGCGAATAGGTAATTACGACGCTAAAGGGTTAGATTTTATATTGCGTAAGGAAATTCAAAAGTTAAATACGTGGTTAAGTTATTCGTTCATGAAAAGTAATTATGAGTTTTCATCGTTATCAGAACAAATGTTTCCAAGTAATTTTGATGTCAAACATACAGTGACTTTTGGTGCAGTATATGCGCTTGAACGCTTAAAACTTTCTGCAGGATTTAATTGGCACTTAGGAAAACCAACAACGCAGCCCATTTCTGGAAAAGAAATTGTCAATGATGACATTAATTACGAAATCACCAATTCTAGTAATTTAGAAGATTATTTAAGGGTTGATATTTCTATGCTTTATGATTTTAAACTCGGAAAAACGAAAGCAGATTTAGGAGTTTCTATTTGGAATGTATTTGACAAAACAAATGAGATTAATAAATTTTATCGCGTAAACAATGGAATGGTTAATGTAACTTTGCAAAACTCATTAGGTTTTACTCCAAATGCTGTTTTACGCATTCACTTTTAA
- a CDS encoding FecR family protein, whose protein sequence is MDKEDLLKKWLNDELTPAEKRVFEQDGDFTFHQTIVDSAKQFKASNFSKPETFKDLESVYQVKKSKTILLDWFKPLLKIASVVVITLGIYFAFFNTNIIVEKTLVGQHTTIELPDHSKVTLNADSEIEYSQVNWSDNRRLNLDGEAYFKVAKGRIFDVVTKQGVVTVVGTEFNVNQRDDYFEVQCYEGVVKVTSGDVSKTLLAGDTYRLLNKEFSQDKVSELSPQWTQNISTFKAIPFKDVIAELQRQYDVKISVEHLDSERLFTGGFMHENIENAIISITQPMGLSYKTNASNDIIIYGDKK, encoded by the coding sequence ATGGATAAAGAAGATCTTTTAAAAAAATGGTTAAATGATGAGTTAACTCCTGCCGAAAAACGAGTATTCGAGCAAGATGGTGATTTTACTTTTCATCAAACTATTGTTGATTCTGCTAAACAATTTAAAGCGTCTAACTTTTCTAAACCAGAAACTTTTAAAGATTTAGAATCGGTATATCAAGTAAAAAAATCTAAGACGATATTATTAGATTGGTTTAAACCATTATTAAAAATAGCAAGCGTAGTTGTCATTACTTTAGGGATCTATTTTGCTTTTTTCAATACCAATATAATTGTAGAGAAAACCTTAGTTGGTCAACACACTACTATTGAACTTCCAGATCACTCTAAAGTTACTTTAAATGCAGATTCAGAAATTGAATACAGTCAAGTAAACTGGAGTGACAATAGACGTTTAAATCTCGATGGTGAAGCTTATTTTAAAGTCGCTAAAGGTAGAATCTTCGATGTCGTTACTAAGCAAGGTGTTGTAACAGTTGTTGGAACAGAATTTAACGTAAATCAACGTGACGATTACTTTGAAGTGCAATGTTATGAAGGAGTCGTTAAAGTAACTTCTGGTGATGTTTCTAAAACCTTATTGGCTGGAGATACGTATAGGCTTTTAAACAAAGAGTTTAGTCAGGATAAAGTGTCAGAGTTATCTCCACAATGGACACAGAATATAAGCACATTTAAAGCCATACCTTTTAAAGATGTTATTGCTGAATTACAACGACAATATGATGTTAAAATTAGTGTCGAGCATTTAGATTCAGAACGGTTATTCACTGGTGGTTTTATGCATGAAAATATTGAAAACGCTATCATTTCTATAACGCAACCAATGGGATTAAGCTATAAAACTAATGCCTCAAATGACATTATAATTTATGGAGATAAAAAATAA
- a CDS encoding RNA polymerase sigma factor → MPKDIKENICEAKVFEYVYNTYSNDVHNFLYYKYGAQFNPKDKTQDAFIKLWNNCKTVTLTKAKSFLFTVANNMVLNDIKHQKVVLNHQKIKPKSHTNETPEFILEEEQFLQRYKKVLASLNEEQRVAFLLNKVEGKKHSEIAEYLGVTQKVVEYRIYSAFNILKKELEGFKIK, encoded by the coding sequence TTGCCCAAAGACATAAAAGAGAATATATGTGAAGCTAAAGTTTTTGAATATGTATATAATACATACTCAAATGACGTTCATAATTTTTTATATTATAAATATGGAGCACAGTTTAATCCAAAAGATAAAACACAAGATGCATTTATTAAATTATGGAACAATTGTAAGACTGTAACTTTAACTAAGGCTAAATCTTTTTTGTTTACAGTGGCGAATAATATGGTGCTTAATGATATAAAGCATCAAAAAGTTGTGCTCAATCACCAAAAAATAAAGCCTAAATCCCATACTAATGAAACGCCAGAATTTATTTTAGAGGAAGAACAATTTCTTCAACGTTATAAAAAAGTACTCGCAAGTTTAAATGAAGAACAGCGTGTTGCCTTTTTGCTAAATAAAGTGGAAGGTAAGAAACATAGTGAAATTGCAGAATATTTAGGCGTCACTCAAAAAGTTGTCGAATATAGAATTTACAGTGCTTTTAATATTCTGAAAAAAGAACTTGAAGGTTTTAAAATAAAATAA
- a CDS encoding T9SS type A sorting domain-containing protein yields the protein MKKHYSIKTMLCIGIFAFMFQQTFSQIRIVEVDPVANTVKLHNFGSAMNPQDISSYWFCARFAYDQVGGLAVVSGSTNLAIGADVVLTLDSALNTTSSDVGFYNSSSFGSAAAMEDFMQYGGGGIGRENVAVNKGIWTAGTFVSEAPPYQYTGSGAQNGFQFWDTVLGLNDFNRTLDFNLYPNPVSSVLNIELHNNEVNLTFQVFDILGKQVIKGSSKTNNTLKIDITSLEHGLYIIKIVSGDKTETKRFIKN from the coding sequence ATGAAAAAACATTACTCAATTAAAACAATGTTATGCATTGGCATTTTTGCCTTTATGTTTCAACAAACCTTTTCTCAAATTAGAATTGTTGAAGTAGATCCTGTAGCAAATACAGTAAAACTTCATAATTTTGGTAGTGCCATGAATCCTCAAGACATTTCATCATATTGGTTTTGTGCAAGGTTTGCTTATGATCAAGTTGGAGGTTTAGCAGTTGTAAGTGGAAGTACAAATTTAGCCATAGGCGCTGATGTTGTTTTAACTTTAGATTCTGCTTTAAACACTACGTCTTCTGATGTTGGTTTCTATAATTCTTCAAGCTTTGGTTCTGCTGCAGCGATGGAAGATTTCATGCAATATGGTGGAGGCGGAATTGGTCGTGAAAATGTTGCTGTTAATAAAGGTATTTGGACCGCTGGAACTTTTGTGAGCGAAGCTCCACCTTATCAATATACTGGAAGTGGAGCTCAAAATGGTTTTCAGTTTTGGGACACAGTATTAGGCCTAAATGATTTTAACAGGACGTTAGACTTCAATCTTTATCCTAATCCTGTAAGTTCAGTATTAAATATTGAATTACATAATAATGAGGTTAATCTAACCTTTCAAGTATTTGATATATTGGGAAAACAAGTTATAAAAGGAAGTTCTAAAACAAATAATACTCTAAAAATTGATATTACGAGTTTAGAACATGGATTATATATCATCAAAATAGTTTCGGGAGATAAAACTGAAACAAAACGCTTTATCAAAAACTGA